The following coding sequences lie in one Sinorhizobium fredii USDA 257 genomic window:
- a CDS encoding L-threonylcarbamoyladenylate synthase encodes MAEIIDTRNEPDRAIEKACAVLSEGEPVAIPTETVYGLAADATNADAISRIYEMKGRPRFNPLICHVSDMAMAEAHVAFDQISRRLAEAFWPGPLTLILPQRPESGVHALASAGLDTLGIRMPEGFSRRVIGHFGRPLAAPSANTSGRISPTSATHVEVDLGPKLKLILDAGPAEIGLESTIIKVEDGSLRLLRPGGLDAAEIEALTGLPVERPEAAGATIEAPGMLASHYAPGAAVRLNAKDVREGEALIRFGGKALPGEIAAAIVLDLSPSGNLREAAANLFDYMKKADASGAASIAFGPVPRQGLGEAIVDRLERAAAPRA; translated from the coding sequence ATGGCCGAAATCATCGATACGCGCAACGAACCGGATCGAGCGATCGAAAAGGCCTGCGCCGTGCTTTCAGAAGGCGAACCGGTCGCGATCCCGACGGAAACCGTCTACGGGCTTGCTGCGGATGCGACCAATGCCGATGCGATCAGCCGCATCTACGAGATGAAGGGCCGGCCGCGCTTCAATCCGCTGATCTGCCATGTCTCCGACATGGCAATGGCCGAAGCGCATGTGGCGTTCGATCAAATCTCCCGGCGCCTCGCGGAAGCCTTCTGGCCCGGACCTCTGACGCTGATCCTGCCGCAGCGACCGGAAAGCGGCGTGCATGCGCTGGCCTCCGCCGGGCTCGACACGCTCGGGATCCGCATGCCCGAGGGTTTCTCCCGGCGGGTGATTGGACACTTTGGCCGGCCGCTGGCGGCCCCGAGCGCCAATACGTCGGGCAGGATCAGTCCGACCAGCGCAACGCATGTGGAGGTCGACCTCGGGCCGAAGCTGAAACTGATCCTGGATGCGGGTCCTGCAGAGATCGGCCTCGAATCGACGATCATCAAGGTCGAGGACGGCAGCCTCCGGCTGCTTCGGCCGGGTGGTCTCGACGCGGCCGAGATCGAGGCGTTGACCGGCCTTCCCGTCGAACGACCGGAAGCGGCGGGCGCCACGATCGAAGCGCCGGGCATGCTTGCCTCGCACTATGCGCCGGGCGCCGCGGTTCGGCTCAACGCCAAGGACGTCCGCGAAGGCGAGGCTCTGATCCGCTTCGGCGGCAAGGCGCTACCCGGCGAGATCGCCGCGGCGATCGTCCTCGACCTCAGCCCCAGCGGCAATCTCAGGGAAGCGGCCGCCAATCTTTTCGATTATATGAAGAAGGCGGATGCGAGCGGCGCTGCGAGTATCGCTTTCGGGCCGGTCCCGCGCCAGGGTCTCGGCGAAGCGATCGTCGACCGCCTCGAGCGGGCGGCCGCCCCGAGGGCCTGA